A region from the Anomaloglossus baeobatrachus isolate aAnoBae1 chromosome 11, aAnoBae1.hap1, whole genome shotgun sequence genome encodes:
- the LOC142256719 gene encoding uncharacterized protein LOC142256719 gives MMSTSIQSLHDGMAMKLGNFHKLEAPHHTMFTVKRGPDIESYQIESHSSKEFRCDICYEQFDYVSELMFHEHEHNGSNCFECQVCGCLFQNSSNLKDHYNIHTNERPYKCELCAKAFTQSSFLFAHKHTHILGKTYKCDICGKLFKDASNFIKHKRLHSQSEYLKDKEQVSSSILSEKPYRCSYCEKAFKRTSDLKDHERVHTGERPYRCRICDKCFTQSSVLTGHMRIHTGEKPFHCNVCGKTFNNSSNFKKHQRTHSMQDIISKVKMDDITLSKRPLSIKNSISYTLGTIFNKKDLGKMVLNDFKFIPEKKIFEESNEKLVRNELSPSSNLKEHPPFKIMDIRTKQIAHCKNEVNLASACSFQNGETAFQVNAEENPKPKLSRSPTYECSNTTSPESENINGYSKDAQDVYVEISDTTDEECDDGHLARPTTPSFQYQIRDPKTKAEIYRNGSQLPYEKTLAEELIQCESESCQENIKSVLSGNVSDMIDQEDQLLEKSIECWDSQVHNSDQEECHFFDMESKPYICFVCSKRFKRATDLKEHLRVHTGERPFVCQVCGKGFTQSSALSSHQRIHTGEKPFQCDICYKRFNNSSNFSKHKRVHTGERPHNCPLCGKSFQEKRRVKRHLKAVHHVME, from the coding sequence ATGATGAGTACATCCATACAAAGCCTTCATGATGGGATGGCAATGAAGTTGGGAAACTTTCACAAGTTAGAAGCTCCACATCATACAATGTTCACAGTTAAAAGGGGACCTGATATTGAAAGTTATCAGATAGAATCCCATTCAAGCAAGGAATTCAGATGTGATATCTGTTACGAACAATTTGATTATGTGTCTGAGCTGATGTTTCATGAACATGAACATAATGGCAGTAATTGTTTTGAATGTCAAGTCTGTGGGTGTTTATTTCAGAATAGTTCTAACTTGAAAGACCACTATAACATACACACAAATGAACGTCCTTATAAATGTGAATTATGTGCTAAAGCCTTTACCCAGTCTTCCTTTTTATTTGCTCATAAACATACCCATATTCTAGGAAAAACATATAAATGTGATATTTGTGGAAAGTTGTTTAAAGACGCTTCAAATTTTATAAAGCATAAACGCCTTCATAGCCAATCAGAATATCTAAAAGATAAAGAACAGGTAAGCAGTTCAATACTGTCTGAAAAGCCATATAGATGTTCATATTGTGAAAAAGCCTTTAAGCGCACTTCAGATTTGAAAGATCATGAGAGAGTTCACACTGGAGAAAGACCATATCGCTGCAGAATATGTGATAAGTGTTTTACTCAGTCTTCAGTTTTGACAGGACACATGCGAATTCACACTGGTGAGAAGCCATTTCATTGCAATGTCTGTGGTAAAACGTTTAACAATTCATCCAATTTTAAGAAGCACCAGCGTACACACTCAATGCAAGATATTATTTCAAAAGTGAAAATGGATGATATCACTCTTTCAAAAAGGCCACTTAGTATTAAAAATAGTATAAGCTATACACTTGGTACAATTTTTAACAAAAAGGATCTAGGAAAAATGGTGCTAAATGATTTTAAATTCATTCCTGAAAAGAAAATCTTTGAGGAAAGTAATGAGAAATTAGTTAGAAATGAACTGTCCCCTTCGAGCAACTTAAAAGAGCATCCGCCTTTTAAAATAATGGATATTCGGACTAAACAAATTGCACACTGTAAAAATGAAGTAAATCTGGCTTCTGCTTGCTCCTTCCAAAATGGTGAAACTGCCTTTCAAGTTAATGCTGAGGAAAACCCTAAACCAAAATTATCAAGGTCTCCCACATATGAATGTAGCAATACTACATCACCTGAATCTGAGAACATCAACGGTTATTCTAAAGATGCACAAGATGTATATGTAGAAATATCTGATACTACTGATGAAGAATGTGATGATGGACATTTGGCAAGACCGACAACACCATCATTTCAATATCAGATTAGGGATCCTAAGACTAAAGCTGAAATATATAGGAATGGGAGCCAATTGCCATATGAGAAAACACTTGCTGAAGAGTTAATTCAATGTGAAAGTGAAAGCTGCCAAGAAAATATTAAGAGTGTGTTATCTGGCAATGTTTCAGACATGATAGACCAGGAAGACCAGCTTTTGGAAAAGTCCATTGAATGTTGGGACTCTCAAGTACATAACTCTGACCAAGAGGAGTGTCATTTTTTTGACATGGAATCAAAACCCTACATTTGTTTTGTGTGCTCTAAACGTTTTAAAAGGGCTACAGACTTAAAAGAGCATTTGAGGGTTCACACTGGTGAAAGGCCTTTTGTCTGTCAAGTTTGTGGGAAAGGATTCACCCAGTCATCAGCACTCTCTAGCCACCAACGTATCCATACTGGGGAAAAGCCTTTTCAATGTGATATTTGTTATAAACGGTTTAATAACTCTTCCAATTTTTCTAAACATAAGAGGGTGCACACTGGAGAGCGACCACACAATTGTCCACTTTGTGGAAAGAGCTTTCAGGAAAAGCGCAGGGTTAAGAGGCACTTGAAAGCTGTTCACCATGTCATGGAGTGA